In Granulicella mallensis MP5ACTX8, the sequence GGCGCCGTCGCATCGATCGCAATCACATTCTGTGCACGCGCCCGCATCCCCACCACGACCGCCAGCCCCGCGATCACAACCGTCCTCATCCAAATCTTTCTCATCATTCTTTCCTTCCGAAATGGATTCGCCTTCGTAATCGCATGTACGCGTCGTGCATAGGCAGCAAGCCTCACACCTGTCATCGAACCGTCACGCTGCACAAGCATTTGTTCCGCACTTCGCTCACGCCGCCGTAAACCCAGGCAGCACAGCATCAGGAACTATAGGGTTTCCAACCTACCTCGCGAATCCAACGAAAGTCGGACTACGCTCATTTTGTTTTCACCTGACCGGTGTCCCTACAGATGCACCAACCCCCGCTTCAGGCCTTCCACGACAGCCTGCGTCCGGTCGCTCACGTTCAGCCTCATCAGGATCACGCTCACATGCGACTTTACCGTCGCCTCTTTGATCGCCAACTCCTCTGCGATCTCGCGATTGCTCTTTCCCGCAAACAGCAACTGCAGCACCTCCTGCTCGCGCTGGCTCAAGTGCGATCCCGGCACACGCGACGACAGTGCCTGGCTCACCACCTGCGGCAGAAACCGATGCCCCGCATGAACCCTGTACAGCGCCTTCACCAGCGCATCATGCGGCATGCCCTTGATCAGATACCCCTGAGCTCCGGCCTCCAGTGCCTGATGAATATCCTCATCGCCCTCATACGTCGTCAGAGCCACGATCCGTGCCTTCGGGGATATCGCCCGTATCGCTCGTATCGCCTCCACACCACTCTTGTCCGGAAGGCGCAAATCCATCAGCGTCAGATCCGGTCTCTCCGCTGCAAACAGCCGCACTGCCTCAGCGGCGGTCCCCGCCTGCGCCACGACTTGCAGGTCTGGCTGCGCAGATAAGATCGCAGCAACCCCCACACGCATGATCGGATGATCATCCACAATCAAAACCCGTATCTTTTTCAGTTCCCCATCTGCACTCATCTGCTGTCCCCTCTCACTCTAAGTCGCAACTGCACCCGAGTCCCAACTCCTCGCGCACTTGTTAACTCCATCCGTCCCCCCAGCCGCTGCACACGTTCCCGCATCCCCACAATCCCGTAATGCCCCTCTGCCACAACATTCTCTCTATCCGTTGCAAATCCGCATCCTTTATCCGCGATGCTGATCACCAGCTCTTCACCGCGCATCTTCAACTGCAGCTCCACCCTTCCGCTCCGGCTATGCTGGACCGAGTTGTAGACCGCCTCCCGCACCGTCATCAAGATCTCATGCGCTACCGATGCCCCAACTGCCATGCGCTCCACATCATGCTCAAAGACCACCACCGTCCTTGACTCTCCAGCCTCAGACTCTCTCGTTGTCTGCGCTGCCACCCCTTTCAGGGCCGCAATCAAATCCACGTCCTTCTCCGGCTCATGCCGCATATTCCAGATCGCCTGCCGAGCCTCATCGATCGTCGTCCGAGCCTGCACCCGCGCAACCTCCAGCAAGCCGTCCTTCGTTGCACCCTGCTCACTGCCTGCCTTCAGCTCCTGTGTACTCGCCATCGCTTCCAATAGCGCCGAGATCCCCGCGCATCCCTGAATCACCGTGTCATGCATCTCCCGCGCCAGACGGCTCCGCTCCTCCAGCACCGCCGCAAACCGTGTCCGCATCCCGCGCACACGCACCTGGTACAGGCTCCACGCAACCGCTAACACGATCACACCGCACAAGGCATAGAACCACCACGTCTCGTAAAACACCTGGGCCTTCACCAGCACCAGATCGAACTCGCTCACACTCTCCGGATTCGCCGTGTTGAACGCCCGCACTCTAAATCTGTAACTCCCTGCGCGCAGATTTGTATAGGTCGCTTCCCGGTTCACCCCCGCGGTATTCCAACTCGGATCGAAACCCTCCAGCTTGTAGCGAAACCGCACCCCATCCTGCGGCCGCAACGAGACCACCGTAAACGCGAAGCTCAGCCGCACCACATTTGCCGCAACCTTCAGCGGGCCATTGGGCGCAACACTCTGTCCATCCTCGATGACCCCATCCACAGAAGCTCTCGGAGCTGGTTCCGCCGCCGTCTCCACTCTCGCCAGATGGGCCGCCCCCCGGCTTGTCGGAAACCACACGCTATCATCCGGAGCCAGATACCCTGCCGGCTGCCGGCCGCCATACATCTGCGCTCCATCCGCTCCAAACGGCATCCTGTACGTCTGCACACTCAAGGGCTGCGCCGCGCTCGCAGCCCTTTCCATCTCTGTCTCCGCTACCGACGCGATCGTGTTCGGGCCTGTCACCCAAAACCTTCCCGTGCGGTCCTGCAGCACCTGGTACACGCTATTCGACGGCAATCCCTCCGAAGCCGTGAACTGTTGCAGACTGCCTTTACCAGTACCCGGTCCCGCGCGATACCGGAACAATCCGTGATCTCTCGTCCCAAACCACAGCGCGCCGCTGCGGTCCTCCAGGATCGACCACACCTGGTCCTGTGCCAACGCCGCTGTCGCCGCATCCTGCTCGAACCGCCCGTTCTTCCACCGGCTCAATCCATGATCGGTCCCGATCCACAAGCTTCCTCCGCTGTCCTGCAACAGGCTTCGCGTGCTGAAGAACGCCAGCCCATTCGCTTCGGTAAATTTCTTCGCCCCCTCCGTGCCGATCCGGCTCACGCCCTCATCCGTCGCAATCCACATCGCACCATCACGACTCTCCAGGAACCCGCGTATGAAGTTGTTCGTCAACTCTGCCGGAGCCGTATAGTGCCGCACCTCATCTCCGTCTACGCGATACGCACCACTCCCATCCGTGCCAATCCACAGAGCCCCATCCCGCGCCCGATACACATTCCGCACCTTGATATTGGTCAGCCCACCATAGGTCACACGCCGCGCCACGTTCTTGCGAATCAGATACAGATTCTGCGCCGCCACCCAAACGTCGCCGTGCTCATCTCCCGAGATTGTTCCAAAATCCGGATCGCCGCTCTCCGGCAGCGCAACCACACGCACGGGAGTCTTGTTCAATCTCACCAACCCTGCCTGCGTCCCAATCCATATCTGCCGCTGATCGTCTTCAAACAGATACAACACCGTTTCGCTCGGCAGCAGTCCCTGCCCACTGATTCGCCGCAGTGTGTCGCTGGATCCCGGATGTAACGTCCACACGCCATTGCCAATCGTGCCAATCCATAGCGTCCCATCGCTTGACTCGAGCAGCGTCCGCACCGTCGCTCGAATTCCCGCTACTGTATGGAACTTCCCTTTCTCCAGATATTGCAATCCTCCCACCGTTCCCACCCACAGCCTGCCATCACGTGTCTCAAGCACACTCTTCACGCGATTCTGGCTATACACTCCGGGAAGCACAAACTCTCGTTCCGTCCCATCGGGATCGAACGCCGTAAGTCTCGATCCTCCCACCCAGATCCTGCCTGTCTTGTCCTCCGTAATCGAATGCACCGCCTGTGGCACAATCGCTCCCACATCCACTCGCCGCAACCTCTCACCTGTCGAGGCCGCATCCATCACGAACAATCCATCATCGGTTCCCACCCACAATCTTCCGCGGCTGTCTTCAAAGACCTTGCGCACAAATCCGTCCGTCAGGCCTTCAGAGAAGGAGTAGGCCTTTACCGCTCCATTCCGCAGACGCAGCAGGCCACCGCCCTCAGTTCCGGCCCATAGGCTTCCATCCCTGCCGAAGGTAAGCGTAAAGATGCTGTTCGCGAGTAACGGCTGTGCCCGCGCCGTCACCTCCATATGGGACCCATCGAAGCGCGTCAGCCCACCTGTCGTCCCAATCCACAGGACACCTTCACTGGACTCCACGATCGCCTGCACCGTGTCCTCCGGCAGTCCATCGCTGATCCGCCAAAGTGTCCGCGTGTACTCAAACTGCTGCTGCGCAGGCAGCGCCTGCGTTGACTCAGGCCTTACCTGTGGCCGCGCCGGCAGAGCACACCATGCCCCCAGACAAACCACCACCAGCGCAAACCGAAACACCATCCGCATATCCCACACATACTAGAGCAAATCTTCCTCACCATAGGACAGCTTTGAAAAAGCGGCCATAAACAGTCGCAAAACGGCTTGAGGACTTACTGAGTTTTTGGAATCTGCATCCGTAGTGTTCTTCCATTTTGCGTCGAGTTGCGAGATAGGAGAGTCGAGATACGAGTCATCTCTCGCCTCTCGCAACTCATATCTCGCGGCTCGGAGCATCTCTTCGCTGGAGCCTGCAATCAGCTTCATGCAACTAACTTTCAGACAGCCTCTGAGATGAAGCCCCTATTTTTAATTCTTTAGGGTTGTCCTACTTTAGTCGGATGCAAGAGTAACCATCGCGAAAATAGTATTCGTTTGCTTCTCCCAGTACCCCTCGTGAATCTCTGTGGCGTCGAGCGATCCCTACAGAAGCAGAAGGAACATTCAATGCGAAATCCAGATTGCGTAATTAAGAGCAGTGACAAAATGCCGGGGTTAAACTTGCCTGGCTTCAGACGAATGATCAGACCGCGGATTGGTCTTGCGATATGCCTCCTCGGTCTTTTCTGTGCGCCTCTCGTTCGAGCCCAGATCGTTCAACCACCGGAACCAGTTGATCCAAACCCGATCAATGGCGAAACCTATTACCTCATCAATCGAGCCTCCGGCTTGCAGATGGATCTCAACAGCAATTCCGTGACGGCTGGCGACAAGATACTTCAGGAGACAAGAAGCTTCTCGAGCCTGAGCCAGAGGTGGGCCTTCTCCAAGATGCCCGATGGCAACTGGAAATTCAGCAATATCGAGAACAATCTCTGCCTGGACAGCTCCTCTGCCGGCGGCTCCGTCTTAACAGTGCAGAATCCTTGCACCGTCAACACACCGTCACAGGAGTGGACCTTCACGTATGTGAACAATGGCTACAACACGATTACCAACGTCGCTACCGGCAATGTGCTGGATAGCGTCGGTGAGTCCACCTCCGTCGGAGCGCAGCTCAATCAAACTCCACTCTCCGGTACTCCCACCGTCAATCAGCAATGGCTGTTCCGCGCTGCATACTGGCGCGGAAATGACATGTCTACCGCTGAAGTGGAAGAGTACGACCGCTCCACACCGGCTGAGAATACCGGGAACCTTCCCTGGTGGCACGATGCCTATCTTCCCGGACAGGACATGCTGCAAATCTTCAAGAACGCAGGGTTGAACTCCATCCGCATCCGTCCAGCTTCGATCAGCACGACGTACCAGTACGGAAGCCTCACCTACTCGATGTCAACCGGTCCCTATACCAAATACACCCTCGCCACCGGCACCTCGACAACCTTCCCGATTAACAAGACAAGCCAGGTATTTGCGCTAACGAATCCGGGATTTGGCGCCGTCGAGTCAGACTGGTCGGGTGTTGATCTGGCTGTGCGTGCGAAGAAACTTGGAATGTCGGTCTTCCTCACTCTCTTCTACGATGGCAACGGTGGCAACAATCCTGGCAATTGGCTGAATCAGCCTCTCGCCTCGCTGGAAGGCTCTCCTGAGAATCCGAACGGAGGCAACGGCCAATACCTCGTCTACAACTACGTCAAGCAGTTGCTCGAGTTCTATCGCGCAGCCGGTGCTATGCCGGACATGGTTGCCCTGGGCAATGAAGCCAATCTCGGCTTGTTCACCAATCTGGACGGCAGCAACTACACGCCAAACGGGCCTACCATGTCAGCCGCAGCCACCGCTTTCCAACTGGCGGGATTGCAGGCCGTTGCCGATGCCGCAACGGACACCTCAAATCCGGTTCTTGGATCGCCCGTGGCGGTGCCCCTCCGCTGCGTCGACATTGACGGCACTCCGGCCCTGGACACATTTTTCAAAGGACCGAAGACGGCCAACCTTCCCATCGATGTTGCTTGCCAGAGCTACTATCCCGGCTGGGACGGCGCTATGACTCAGGCACAGTTCAGCTACGCGCCTCACGGCGACACAAACAACAGCTTCAAGAATCCCCAGAACGTTGAAGAGACAACGATGAACGCCGAAATAGCGGACCCCAACGCCGGATACCCTGTATTCACCGCAGAGGATGGCGTGGCGTACACCAATGTCGGCGGTGACACTCCGCTGGACGATTACTACGGGAGCCAGTTGAATATCACGCCTAATCCTGCGAGCCGGGGATTCGAGCGTCAATACTATATCGACCTCGAGACCGTGCAGCATAACGCTACCAATCACATGGGCATGGGCATGGACTGCTGGGCTTGCGAGTCAACGCCCATGAGCGGGGATTTCTACTCTGGTACAGGCAACGGTAACCCCGGCCAGTACTGGCTTAGCGCCCAGCTTGGTCTCTTCGATAACTCGACTTCGACGGTGGCCGGCAGTGGGCCCGGTGAAGCGGCTCTCGACAATGCCACGTTGCCGGCAATGATGGGACTGGGCGGCAAAACAGACCCCACGCTTAACTACATGCTGGTGAGTGCGGTCAACGGAAACATTCTGGAGACAGCGCTGGCATCGACGGCTCCCAAGGCATCGCTCGATGTGGCTACCTATACCGGAATCGTGAGCCAGAATCAGCAATGGCAGATTCTCGCCCAGGGCGCCGATGTCGAACAGTACGGCGGGCCTGCATACAACGGCACGAACGGGTCGAACGGCACCATCCTGATGAACAACCTGGGCGATGGTTATTTCCAGATTGTCAACGGAAACCAGGCAGGAGGAATCAACGTCCTCGACAACGGCGGTATCACTACCGCCAACAGCCCTGTGATGCAGAACTCTGAAACGGCGGACGTGACCGCGATCACCGGCACAAATGCCAGCCAGGAGTGGGACATCATGTCGGTCGGAAACTGCGGCGACATACCGGCCAACTGCACAAATCCTCCCCTGACAGCGACCGGGGATTACTACATGATCGTCAACAAAAACAGTGGTCTCGTCCTTGCCTTGGCAGGGTCCGCGATCCAGCAACAGACGCCCGCCTCCCCCTCCAACGGCGATTGGATGGTGCCCGCGAACCAGGGACAACTCTGGAAGATTATCCCCGTCCATATCAGCGCAACAAGCACCCCGGCAATTCTGGCGTTTGCCTCCGCACCACCCATGTCTGTTCCTGTCGGAGGCAACCTCGGTACGATCAATGTCAACGTGCAGAATACGGCCGGGGCGCTCATTGGCTCTCCGTCGGAAACAGTGACGCTGACTGTTACAGGCCCTTCAGGGTTCACCCAGAATGCTGCAAGCTCCGCAGGTGTAGCCAGCTTCAACCTGAGCGGTGCTCCTCTGAACGTACCCGGTGTTTATTCCCTCTCGGCCAGCAGTCCTAATCTGGTTAGCGCCATGGCCTCCTTCTCGGTGGTCGTGGCTCCCACATCGATCACTACGACCAGTCTGCCGAGTGGCACGGTGGGGGCAACCTACTCAGCCCCACTCGCAGCCACTGGCGGCGTTCCGCCGTACACCTGGAGTATCCCCAGCGGCCTTCCGCCCGGGCTGACTCTCAATGCCGGTACGGGCGTCATCTCGGGTACTCCGACGCAGGCCGGCACGGACAACTTCACGGTGCAGCTCTCCGACTCTGAGAGCACACCCTCAACCGCATCGGCAAACCTCTCTATTGTGATCGCTCCCGCTCCGACACCCACGATCACGGCAAGCTCAACCACTGTGACCATCTCTGCGCCGGGTGGCTCTGGTTCAACCATGCTGACCGTGGTGAACTTTGCCAACAGCGCTATTACTTTCACCTGCTCCGGTCTACCGGCGGGAGCCTCCTGCAACCCCGGTGCTCTAAGCAGTTCCAATACAGCGACCCTTCAGATCACCACAACCGCGGCCAGCACGGCTCTGGTGTCACCGGCAAAGAGTGGTACGGCGCAAACGATGTATGCTCTGGCGCTACCCGGCCTGTTGGCGATCGGTGGATTGTTCGCCACGAGAAAGCGGCAATGGCAACGATTATTTCTGCTATTGTTGCTGCTCTCCGCTGGCATGATGATGACCGCATGCAATGGAAGTAACAACAGCGGCAATAGTGGAGGCGGCACCAGCGGGACTCCTGCGGGTACCAGCACCGTCACCGTAACTGCCACGGATGGCGGCCAGACAGCAACTCTCCCGATCACTCTAGTTGTACAGTAGCGGCATCTTACATCCGGAACAACACAAAGGCGCTGCACTCGTGCAGCGCCTTTGTGCTTCCCGCCAAACCTTAGTGCTTCGGCTCCGACTCAGCCAGCAACTCCACAAGGTAGTCCTTCCAGATAGCAGCCGATGTATGTGTGCCATGGCCGCGCGTCGCATCGGAGATGGGAATCAACACGAACTTTGCGTGTGGCATCTCCTGCACCTGTTTCTGCGCGATGCCAAGCTCCGGCGGGTTGATGAAGTCATCCGCGGAGTTGATCCACATCACAGGCACCTTGATCTTTTTCAGGTTCGCACTCGGATCGTAGTTCCTCGAGGCGTTGATGTAATAGATCATGTTGTTCGCATCGGTTGAAGCGACCACGCGCGCCAGGTACTTGTCGACATAACCCTCCGCAGCCACGCGTGTTGGGTAGAGCTTCTGCATCTGCAGCGGCGCGGATCCCATGATCAGCAACATCTCGTTTGCACTGCGCAGGCCTTCGACGGGCTCACTCGTGTACTCGCCCCCTTTCCAGTTTGGATCCCGCTCGATATTCTCAATCGCCATATAGCGCGTCATCCGATTCCGCCCGGCAAGTGCGACCGCATTACACGCCAGCGGCATCAAGGCATCCATGAAGTCAGGATAGGTCTCGCCCCACACAAAGCTCTGCATGCAGCCCATTGACGTGCCAAGAATCAGCCGAAGGTGGTCAACGTGCAAACCTTCCAGCAGCATCTGGTGCTGTGAGCGAACCATGTCGTCGTAGTCATAGTGCGGAAACCGCATGTGCAGTCCATCGGACGGCTTGGAGGAGCCGCCTTGTCCGATGTCATCCGGAAAGATCAGGAAGTACTTCGTGATGTCCAGCGGCTGACCGGGCCCAAAGAGGACCGTGGAGAACTGCGGCGCAAAGAGCGTGTGCTCGTCGCCGCCGGTGCCGTGAAGCAGGAGGACTGCGTTGTCCACGAGTCCTGCGCTATTTCGATGCGGTGATCCCAGAGTGAGATAGTGCAGGTTGAGCTCAGGAATTGTCTCACCAGTACCAAAGTGAAAGTCCTTCGCCGTATACACGCCCTGCACGCCTTTATAGGCTGAGGCAGCAGGTGTTTGAGCAGATAGGGCCTGCGCAGCGACAAGCGAGGCGAGACTGAAGACTGTGAGTGAGAGAAGGTGGCGCACGCGGCAAACTCCTGTAGGCACAAAGATTCCGTATGCCAAGCATATCGCAATCCTACTAGCAGTAACTCTCCATCCAGCTACGACCTTCCCACGACAGGATTGGGGAAACCGCGACTCACACGAGCGACTTGACTTCGATCCTTCGGAACCAAATCTCGGCAAACTCAATTTCAATCGCGATCTTCCCACGCGTCAGCGGAATGAATTTGCCCGGATTTTGAGGGTCAGGCTGCTGCAATCCTGAAATCGAAT encodes:
- a CDS encoding response regulator encodes the protein MSADGELKKIRVLIVDDHPIMRVGVAAILSAQPDLQVVAQAGTAAEAVRLFAAERPDLTLMDLRLPDKSGVEAIRAIRAISPKARIVALTTYEGDEDIHQALEAGAQGYLIKGMPHDALVKALYRVHAGHRFLPQVVSQALSSRVPGSHLSQREQEVLQLLFAGKSNREIAEELAIKEATVKSHVSVILMRLNVSDRTQAVVEGLKRGLVHL
- a CDS encoding sensor histidine kinase, whose product is MVFRFALVVVCLGAWCALPARPQVRPESTQALPAQQQFEYTRTLWRISDGLPEDTVQAIVESSEGVLWIGTTGGLTRFDGSHMEVTARAQPLLANSIFTLTFGRDGSLWAGTEGGGLLRLRNGAVKAYSFSEGLTDGFVRKVFEDSRGRLWVGTDDGLFVMDAASTGERLRRVDVGAIVPQAVHSITEDKTGRIWVGGSRLTAFDPDGTEREFVLPGVYSQNRVKSVLETRDGRLWVGTVGGLQYLEKGKFHTVAGIRATVRTLLESSDGTLWIGTIGNGVWTLHPGSSDTLRRISGQGLLPSETVLYLFEDDQRQIWIGTQAGLVRLNKTPVRVVALPESGDPDFGTISGDEHGDVWVAAQNLYLIRKNVARRVTYGGLTNIKVRNVYRARDGALWIGTDGSGAYRVDGDEVRHYTAPAELTNNFIRGFLESRDGAMWIATDEGVSRIGTEGAKKFTEANGLAFFSTRSLLQDSGGSLWIGTDHGLSRWKNGRFEQDAATAALAQDQVWSILEDRSGALWFGTRDHGLFRYRAGPGTGKGSLQQFTASEGLPSNSVYQVLQDRTGRFWVTGPNTIASVAETEMERAASAAQPLSVQTYRMPFGADGAQMYGGRQPAGYLAPDDSVWFPTSRGAAHLARVETAAEPAPRASVDGVIEDGQSVAPNGPLKVAANVVRLSFAFTVVSLRPQDGVRFRYKLEGFDPSWNTAGVNREATYTNLRAGSYRFRVRAFNTANPESVSEFDLVLVKAQVFYETWWFYALCGVIVLAVAWSLYQVRVRGMRTRFAAVLEERSRLAREMHDTVIQGCAGISALLEAMASTQELKAGSEQGATKDGLLEVARVQARTTIDEARQAIWNMRHEPEKDVDLIAALKGVAAQTTRESEAGESRTVVVFEHDVERMAVGASVAHEILMTVREAVYNSVQHSRSGRVELQLKMRGEELVISIADKGCGFATDRENVVAEGHYGIVGMRERVQRLGGRMELTSARGVGTRVQLRLRVRGDSR
- a CDS encoding RICIN domain-containing protein, which produces MIRPRIGLAICLLGLFCAPLVRAQIVQPPEPVDPNPINGETYYLINRASGLQMDLNSNSVTAGDKILQETRSFSSLSQRWAFSKMPDGNWKFSNIENNLCLDSSSAGGSVLTVQNPCTVNTPSQEWTFTYVNNGYNTITNVATGNVLDSVGESTSVGAQLNQTPLSGTPTVNQQWLFRAAYWRGNDMSTAEVEEYDRSTPAENTGNLPWWHDAYLPGQDMLQIFKNAGLNSIRIRPASISTTYQYGSLTYSMSTGPYTKYTLATGTSTTFPINKTSQVFALTNPGFGAVESDWSGVDLAVRAKKLGMSVFLTLFYDGNGGNNPGNWLNQPLASLEGSPENPNGGNGQYLVYNYVKQLLEFYRAAGAMPDMVALGNEANLGLFTNLDGSNYTPNGPTMSAAATAFQLAGLQAVADAATDTSNPVLGSPVAVPLRCVDIDGTPALDTFFKGPKTANLPIDVACQSYYPGWDGAMTQAQFSYAPHGDTNNSFKNPQNVEETTMNAEIADPNAGYPVFTAEDGVAYTNVGGDTPLDDYYGSQLNITPNPASRGFERQYYIDLETVQHNATNHMGMGMDCWACESTPMSGDFYSGTGNGNPGQYWLSAQLGLFDNSTSTVAGSGPGEAALDNATLPAMMGLGGKTDPTLNYMLVSAVNGNILETALASTAPKASLDVATYTGIVSQNQQWQILAQGADVEQYGGPAYNGTNGSNGTILMNNLGDGYFQIVNGNQAGGINVLDNGGITTANSPVMQNSETADVTAITGTNASQEWDIMSVGNCGDIPANCTNPPLTATGDYYMIVNKNSGLVLALAGSAIQQQTPASPSNGDWMVPANQGQLWKIIPVHISATSTPAILAFASAPPMSVPVGGNLGTINVNVQNTAGALIGSPSETVTLTVTGPSGFTQNAASSAGVASFNLSGAPLNVPGVYSLSASSPNLVSAMASFSVVVAPTSITTTSLPSGTVGATYSAPLAATGGVPPYTWSIPSGLPPGLTLNAGTGVISGTPTQAGTDNFTVQLSDSESTPSTASANLSIVIAPAPTPTITASSTTVTISAPGGSGSTMLTVVNFANSAITFTCSGLPAGASCNPGALSSSNTATLQITTTAASTALVSPAKSGTAQTMYALALPGLLAIGGLFATRKRQWQRLFLLLLLLSAGMMMTACNGSNNSGNSGGGTSGTPAGTSTVTVTATDGGQTATLPITLVVQ
- a CDS encoding alpha/beta fold hydrolase gives rise to the protein MRHLLSLTVFSLASLVAAQALSAQTPAASAYKGVQGVYTAKDFHFGTGETIPELNLHYLTLGSPHRNSAGLVDNAVLLLHGTGGDEHTLFAPQFSTVLFGPGQPLDITKYFLIFPDDIGQGGSSKPSDGLHMRFPHYDYDDMVRSQHQMLLEGLHVDHLRLILGTSMGCMQSFVWGETYPDFMDALMPLACNAVALAGRNRMTRYMAIENIERDPNWKGGEYTSEPVEGLRSANEMLLIMGSAPLQMQKLYPTRVAAEGYVDKYLARVVASTDANNMIYYINASRNYDPSANLKKIKVPVMWINSADDFINPPELGIAQKQVQEMPHAKFVLIPISDATRGHGTHTSAAIWKDYLVELLAESEPKH